The proteins below are encoded in one region of Grus americana isolate bGruAme1 chromosome 25, bGruAme1.mat, whole genome shotgun sequence:
- the RPS10 gene encoding 40S ribosomal protein S10 — MLMPKKNRIAIYELLFKEGVMVAKKDVHMPKHPELVDKNVPNLHVMKAMQSLKSRGYVKEQFAWRHFYWYLTNEGIQYLRDYLHLPPEIVPATLRRSRPETGRPRPKGLEGERPARLTRGEADRDTYRRSAVPPGADKKAEAGAGAATEFQFRGGFGRGRGQPPQ; from the exons ATGTTGATGCCCAAGAAGAACCGAATTGCCATCTACGAACTCCTTTTTAAGGAGGGCGTGATGGTGGCCAAGAAAGATGTCCACATGCCGAAGCACCCCGAGCTCGTTGACAAGAACGTGCCCAACCTCCACGTCATGAAAGCCATGCAG TCTCTGAAATCCCGCGGTTATGTGAAAGAGCAGTTTGCGTGGAGGCATTTCTACTGGTATCTGACCAACGAGGGCATCCAGTACCTGCGCGATTACCTTCACCTCCCCCCGGAGATCGTCCCCGCAACCTTGCGCCGGAGCCGCCCAGAGACTGGCAGACCACGGCCCAAAG GTCTGGAAGGTGAACGCCCTGCGCGTCTTACTCGGGGAGAAGCTGACAGGGATACGTACAGACGCAGTGCTGTTCCAC CTGGTGCTGACAAGAAGGCTGAAGCCGGTGCTGGAGCAGCCACTGAATTCCAGTTT AGAGGTGGATTTGGTCGTGGACGTGGTCAGCCTCCTCAGTAG